A region of Candidatus Binatia bacterium DNA encodes the following proteins:
- a CDS encoding PspA/IM30 family protein, whose amino-acid sequence MNIRLLERVATLVRADAHGLVESLEERSLLLKQYVREAEIDLGRKRARLEALREEERRLRDALRQREAECVALDEDVTLALAGDKEELARFAIRQLLPRRKEVEALRAQLATRASEVQALAERVERQQSQFEALRTRVRVELSQGVEAPAPWAVGAVAAEEEVELELLRRRRAAPGGQ is encoded by the coding sequence ATGAACATCCGATTGCTGGAACGAGTTGCTACGCTGGTCCGCGCCGACGCGCACGGCCTCGTCGAGTCGTTGGAGGAGCGCTCGCTGCTGCTCAAGCAGTACGTGCGGGAGGCGGAGATCGACCTCGGCCGCAAGCGGGCGCGGTTGGAGGCGTTACGCGAAGAGGAGAGGCGGCTGCGCGACGCGCTGCGCCAGCGGGAGGCGGAATGCGTCGCGCTCGACGAAGATGTCACCCTTGCCCTGGCCGGGGACAAAGAAGAGCTGGCGCGCTTCGCCATCCGACAGTTGCTTCCGCGGCGGAAGGAGGTCGAGGCGTTGCGCGCGCAGTTGGCGACCCGGGCCTCGGAGGTGCAGGCGCTGGCGGAGCGGGTGGAGCGGCAGCAGTCCCAGTTCGAGGCGCTGCGGACACGGGTGCGCGTCGAGCTGAGTCAGGGCGTCGAGGCGCCGGCGCCGTGGGCGGTCGGGGCGGTGGCGGCCGAGGAAGAGGTGGAGCTCGAGCTCTTGCGGCGGCGCCGCGCCGCGCCGGGGGGGCAATGA
- a CDS encoding VWA domain-containing protein, translated as MKEQWERSMPGRARWLAVGGLLAATVVSGAVARETLWAAPDGGGKSGAAIAAGNGGPLSVAGRLDRTAVRIGGDPIVRMELVLGGRAPDGSPAVRVPTDLVVILDRSGSMAGAKLDYAKAAVQELIGRLQPQDRFGLVAYSNAAWVAIPLAGIGDGAGAGWRATVDGIGAGGGTNIAAGLDLGQGMVETARRSGRMPRVILISDGLANEGDTSHDGLVERGRRAARAEYMLTTVGVGGDFNEYLMTALADAGTGNYYYLRHASDLESVFAGELDGARATVASGLEVTIEPGAGVRVVDAAGYPLERRGDTVSFRPGSLFDGQRRSVWLTFAVPNASVGEDEVGRVSVAYTAGGVRTALPLAGEFRVARVSDEAEMLRRLDVSAWAQGVVVDGYNRMKDEVARAVKAGERDDALGAISRYRRLVGEMNARVQAPPVQATLDSLPALEQHVTRGFAGPDRARVRNEISKELSAGAHDERRAGAKR; from the coding sequence ATGAAAGAACAGTGGGAACGATCGATGCCGGGACGTGCGCGATGGTTGGCGGTCGGCGGACTGCTGGCGGCGACAGTGGTCAGCGGGGCGGTGGCGCGCGAAACCCTATGGGCGGCGCCGGATGGCGGCGGGAAGTCGGGGGCGGCGATTGCGGCGGGGAACGGTGGGCCTTTATCGGTTGCCGGCAGGCTGGATCGGACCGCCGTGCGCATCGGCGGCGATCCGATAGTGCGCATGGAGTTGGTGTTGGGTGGAAGGGCGCCGGACGGAAGCCCGGCGGTGCGCGTGCCGACCGACCTGGTCGTCATCCTCGATCGGTCCGGCTCGATGGCCGGCGCAAAGCTCGACTATGCAAAGGCGGCCGTGCAGGAACTGATTGGACGGCTCCAGCCGCAGGACCGGTTCGGGTTGGTGGCCTATTCGAATGCCGCGTGGGTGGCCATCCCGCTCGCGGGGATCGGAGACGGTGCCGGGGCGGGCTGGCGGGCGACGGTGGACGGTATTGGGGCCGGAGGGGGTACGAACATCGCGGCGGGACTGGATCTGGGGCAGGGTATGGTGGAGACGGCGCGCCGCAGCGGGCGCATGCCGCGTGTGATCCTGATCTCCGACGGACTCGCCAACGAGGGCGACACGAGTCATGACGGTTTGGTCGAGCGCGGCCGGCGAGCGGCGCGCGCGGAGTACATGCTCACGACGGTCGGCGTTGGCGGCGACTTCAACGAGTACCTGATGACCGCGCTCGCCGATGCCGGAACCGGTAACTACTACTACCTGCGGCACGCATCGGATCTGGAGTCGGTGTTCGCCGGGGAGCTCGACGGTGCGCGGGCAACGGTGGCATCCGGACTGGAAGTGACGATCGAGCCGGGGGCGGGGGTACGGGTGGTCGACGCGGCCGGGTATCCGTTGGAACGCCGCGGCGACACGGTGAGCTTTCGGCCGGGCTCGCTGTTCGACGGGCAACGGCGTTCGGTGTGGCTCACCTTTGCGGTGCCCAACGCGTCGGTGGGGGAGGACGAAGTGGGGCGGGTCAGCGTCGCCTACACGGCGGGCGGTGTGCGTACCGCGCTGCCGCTGGCCGGCGAGTTCCGCGTTGCGCGCGTTAGCGACGAGGCGGAAATGCTGCGTCGCCTCGACGTGTCGGCGTGGGCGCAGGGTGTCGTCGTCGACGGATACAACCGGATGAAAGACGAGGTGGCCCGCGCGGTCAAAGCGGGCGAGCGGGACGACGCCCTTGGCGCGATCTCGCGGTACCGGCGGCTCGTCGGCGAAATGAATGCGCGCGTGCAGGCCCCTCCCGTGCAAGCGACGCTGGACAGTCTGCCGGCGCTCGAGCAGCACGTTACGCGCGGTTTTGCGGGACCCGATCGGGCCAGGGTGCGGAACGAAATCAGCAAGGAACTAAGCGCCGGCGCCCACGATGAGCGTCGGGCCGGGGCCAAGCGTTGA
- a CDS encoding response regulator transcription factor encodes MEGKLPILVVEDEPAIRAGLCDVLAYHGYSPLGVESGEEGLRGAAADDYALVILDIMLPGMSGLDVCRELRNRNPEQAILVLTARGSEEDVLEGFRCGADDYVTKPFSVSELVARVGALLRRSGRLDPAATLPFQFGPWSIDTAARLAANGRTTVPLSRRELDMLRLFARERGRIVSRRTLLKDVWGMRHVEHIHTRTVDMHIVKLRRKLGMTDGAPLETIRGEGYRFLG; translated from the coding sequence GTGGAAGGGAAGCTGCCGATTCTGGTCGTCGAAGACGAACCCGCGATCCGCGCCGGGCTGTGCGACGTGCTCGCCTACCACGGCTACTCGCCGCTCGGCGTGGAGTCCGGCGAGGAGGGTTTGCGGGGCGCGGCGGCCGACGACTACGCCCTGGTCATCCTCGACATCATGCTGCCCGGCATGAGCGGGTTAGATGTGTGCCGGGAACTGCGGAACCGAAATCCCGAGCAGGCCATCCTCGTGCTCACCGCGCGCGGGTCCGAGGAGGACGTCCTCGAGGGCTTCCGTTGCGGCGCCGACGACTACGTCACCAAGCCGTTCTCGGTTTCCGAGCTGGTGGCGCGCGTCGGGGCATTGCTGCGGCGCAGCGGCCGCCTCGATCCAGCCGCGACGTTGCCGTTCCAGTTCGGCCCGTGGTCGATCGACACCGCGGCGCGCTTGGCCGCCAACGGCCGCACGACCGTACCGCTTTCGCGCCGCGAACTGGACATGCTCAGGCTGTTCGCGCGCGAGCGCGGCCGGATTGTCAGCCGCCGCACATTGCTCAAGGACGTCTGGGGCATGCGGCACGTCGAGCACATTCACACGCGCACCGTCGACATGCACATCGTCAAGTTGCGCCGCAAGCTCGGGATGACCGACGGGGCCCCGCTCGAAACCATCCGCGGCGAGGGATACCGTTTCCTCGGGTGA
- a CDS encoding ATP-binding protein has product MRRFRILFALGSLVLLVPIALLVHRALDSAAVERRMRHQVVAERLFDEMERALTVFVLREEERPFDQYRFAPPRPDRPDAPERSPLAYGPEWPFVIGHFQIDPDGTVHTPHEPRAGELPAGASSYRPSEEMQEAIRRIRAAVAADPGTDDRDRAQPETPPGQQPGSTRQLRPRTTGRLAEANEAESPAKQAAPSVYDALRALNTGVEQRAPRAAVAVPRARGLSAPVEVGGGPPPDAAGKAEFGAAAGARSPAPARSEPPTRADEFDRTPLVGRRLDARRLLLYRTVVSEQRGYRQGLLVDVDRLGEWLREQSLGATDLAPSARVEFAAPSAPAPNADRAFTYVHRFAEPFDALGAWLRLQPLPGVGDGTTLSALAALLVVATLLGLAALYRMVTVVLRYAEQRNSFVAAVTHELKTPLTAIRMYGEMLRDGIVPSAAKRDEYHRHITTESERLTRLVNNVLEFARLEQRTRTLTLEHGPPGPVVQNVATMLRPHVEGAGFVLSIDVAPDLPPIDYDRDALTQVLFNLVDNAVKYAASGSGREITLRAWHDGTQVRLAVRDRGPGVAPGHMRRIFQPFYRADTEATRRSKGTGLGLALVRGLVERMGARVTGENMPDGGFAVTIAFAPAPTQASPPAR; this is encoded by the coding sequence GTGCGACGCTTCCGCATCCTTTTCGCGCTCGGTTCGCTGGTCTTGCTCGTGCCGATCGCCCTGCTGGTACACCGGGCCCTCGACAGCGCCGCGGTCGAGCGGCGCATGCGGCATCAGGTCGTGGCCGAGCGGCTTTTCGACGAAATGGAACGTGCCCTGACCGTTTTCGTGCTGCGCGAGGAAGAACGCCCCTTCGACCAATACCGCTTCGCGCCCCCGCGCCCGGACCGCCCCGATGCACCCGAGCGCTCGCCTCTCGCTTACGGACCCGAGTGGCCTTTCGTCATCGGCCATTTCCAGATCGATCCGGACGGCACCGTGCATACCCCGCACGAGCCACGCGCCGGCGAGTTGCCGGCCGGCGCGTCGAGCTACCGGCCGTCGGAAGAGATGCAGGAGGCCATCCGCCGGATTCGCGCCGCCGTCGCGGCCGACCCGGGCACCGATGACAGGGACAGGGCTCAACCAGAGACCCCGCCCGGGCAACAGCCCGGATCCACCCGGCAACTGCGCCCCAGGACGACCGGCCGACTCGCCGAGGCTAACGAAGCGGAGTCGCCGGCCAAGCAAGCGGCACCGTCGGTCTACGATGCGCTGCGCGCACTGAACACCGGCGTCGAACAGCGGGCTCCGCGGGCGGCCGTCGCCGTACCGAGGGCCCGCGGTCTATCGGCGCCGGTCGAGGTCGGCGGTGGCCCGCCCCCGGACGCCGCTGGAAAGGCCGAGTTCGGGGCCGCTGCGGGCGCCCGATCGCCGGCACCGGCACGGAGCGAACCGCCGACCAGGGCGGACGAGTTCGACCGTACACCACTGGTGGGCCGGCGCCTCGACGCACGCCGCTTGCTGCTCTACCGAACCGTCGTCAGCGAGCAGCGCGGCTACCGGCAGGGTTTGCTAGTCGACGTGGATCGACTCGGCGAGTGGCTGCGCGAGCAGTCGCTCGGCGCGACCGATCTGGCGCCGTCGGCACGGGTGGAGTTCGCCGCGCCATCGGCGCCGGCCCCGAACGCCGACCGGGCCTTCACTTACGTCCATCGCTTTGCGGAGCCCTTCGACGCCCTCGGCGCGTGGCTTCGCCTGCAGCCGCTGCCGGGGGTCGGCGACGGCACGACCCTCTCGGCACTCGCCGCACTGCTCGTGGTCGCCACGCTGCTGGGTCTCGCCGCGCTCTATCGCATGGTGACGGTGGTCCTGCGCTACGCGGAGCAACGCAACAGCTTCGTGGCGGCGGTGACCCACGAGCTGAAGACGCCGCTGACGGCGATCCGCATGTACGGAGAGATGCTGCGCGACGGCATCGTTCCGTCGGCCGCCAAGCGCGACGAGTACCACCGTCACATCACCACGGAGTCGGAGCGTCTGACGCGCCTCGTCAACAACGTGCTCGAGTTCGCACGCCTCGAACAGCGGACGCGAACGCTCACGCTGGAACACGGGCCGCCGGGCCCAGTGGTGCAGAACGTGGCCACGATGCTGCGCCCGCACGTCGAAGGCGCCGGGTTCGTCCTGAGCATCGACGTCGCCCCCGATCTGCCGCCCATCGACTACGACCGCGACGCGCTCACGCAGGTGCTCTTCAATCTCGTCGATAACGCGGTGAAGTATGCGGCGAGCGGCAGTGGCCGCGAAATCACGTTACGCGCCTGGCACGACGGTACGCAGGTGCGACTCGCCGTCCGCGACCGCGGTCCCGGTGTCGCCCCCGGACATATGCGACGCATCTTTCAGCCGTTCTACCGCGCCGATACCGAGGCAACCCGCCGCAGCAAGGGCACGGGTCTCGGGTTGGCGCTCGTGCGCGGCCTTGTCGAACGCATGGGCGCGCGAGTGACGGGGGAAAACATGCCGGACGGCGGCTTCGCCGTCACCATCGCGTTTGCTCCGGCACCGACACAAGCTTCACCGCCGGCACGGTAG
- a CDS encoding PaaI family thioesterase, with translation MSRVLAAIPYAGFLGVTIDRTEDGFVCVLPFKPDLVGNPRLPAIHGGVLGAFLELTATLRLIDESGVARLPKPINFAVDYLRSAGPATTRARANIFKLGRRIAVVHVVAWQESPEKPVVSGVGKFLLSGADK, from the coding sequence GTGAGCCGCGTGCTCGCCGCGATACCGTACGCCGGCTTTCTCGGCGTCACGATCGATCGCACCGAAGACGGCTTCGTGTGCGTGCTGCCCTTCAAGCCGGACCTGGTCGGCAATCCGCGCCTGCCGGCGATCCACGGCGGCGTGCTGGGCGCGTTTCTCGAGCTGACGGCAACGCTGCGACTGATCGACGAGAGCGGCGTCGCACGGTTGCCCAAGCCGATCAACTTCGCGGTCGACTACCTGCGGTCGGCGGGTCCGGCGACAACGCGGGCCCGGGCGAACATCTTCAAGCTCGGGCGGCGCATTGCGGTGGTCCATGTCGTCGCGTGGCAGGAGTCGCCGGAGAAGCCCGTCGTGTCGGGCGTCGGGAAGTTCCTGCTGAGCGGCGCCGACAAGTGA
- a CDS encoding PaaI family thioesterase, producing the protein MSDSQTYALASIFGPGRDEMIGYVPHAAALGMKVIETGPRFAVLMLPYQEHLVGDPLRKVIFGGVITTLIDQACGIAVACSLETMRAIATVDLRVDYLRAAKPGCDLYARAECYRTTRSVAFVRVVAYEHEVGDPFASCLGTFMLGAHAFGSAFDRVVEAPVQGEKS; encoded by the coding sequence ATGTCCGACTCCCAGACCTACGCGCTTGCGTCGATCTTTGGACCCGGCCGCGACGAGATGATCGGCTACGTACCGCACGCCGCCGCGCTCGGCATGAAGGTGATCGAAACCGGACCGCGGTTTGCGGTCCTGATGCTGCCTTACCAGGAGCATCTCGTCGGCGATCCGCTGCGCAAGGTGATCTTCGGCGGCGTCATCACCACATTGATCGATCAGGCGTGCGGGATTGCCGTGGCCTGTTCGCTCGAAACCATGCGGGCCATTGCGACCGTCGACTTGCGAGTCGACTACTTGCGCGCCGCCAAACCCGGCTGCGACCTCTACGCGCGGGCCGAGTGTTATCGAACGACACGGAGCGTGGCCTTCGTGCGGGTGGTGGCGTACGAGCACGAGGTCGGCGACCCGTTCGCGAGCTGCCTGGGCACGTTCATGCTCGGCGCCCATGCCTTCGGCAGTGCGTTCGATCGGGTGGTCGAAGCGCCGGTGCAGGGGGAGAAGTCGTGA
- a CDS encoding GMC family oxidoreductase, which produces MSQREIYDGSRLDGDLELAGDVVVIGTGAGGGVTADILSAAGMRIVMVEQGAYRTPAEFTLREVPALARLYRDGGVRPTRDGAIAVVQGRTVGGSTTVNWTSTFRTPEPTLRYWRERLGIAGLGVDELAPWFARLEERLQVAPWTRHNLSNRLLARGAERLGWRHGAIRRNVSGCANLGYCGLGCPTGAKQSMDVTAIPAALDRGAALVTRVRVDRLRLAGDRATAVEGLALDGSGVRPTGRRVRLHAPWVVVAAGAINSPALLLRSQVPDPYRRAGKRTFLQTHNYSLAMMPELVDGFAGVQQSIYMDQLTWRDGVDGRAGFNMEAAGAQPVVSMNFWKAIGAEMADFARQFRYLHVLVSQIRDGFHPESEGGTVALGDDGDGVLDYRLNDWFWDGVRSSYLAMAECQFAAGASSVHPACSDAAWYRSWQEARTEIGNLPLRSPNVFLNSTHPLGGCAMGPDPRTAVVDPFGRHHQVRNLCVFDGSVLPTSLGVNPQLTIYALTARNATVLAEQAIGVVRP; this is translated from the coding sequence ATGAGCCAACGCGAGATATACGACGGTAGCCGTCTCGATGGGGACCTCGAGCTTGCCGGGGACGTCGTTGTGATCGGGACGGGCGCCGGGGGCGGCGTCACCGCCGACATCCTGTCCGCCGCCGGGATGCGCATCGTGATGGTCGAACAGGGCGCCTATCGGACACCGGCGGAGTTCACGCTGCGGGAAGTTCCCGCGCTGGCGCGCCTCTATCGGGACGGCGGCGTGCGGCCGACCCGGGATGGGGCGATTGCCGTCGTGCAGGGCCGGACGGTCGGTGGCTCGACGACGGTCAATTGGACGAGCACGTTCCGGACGCCCGAACCGACGCTGCGGTACTGGCGCGAGCGCCTTGGAATTGCCGGCCTCGGCGTGGACGAACTGGCACCGTGGTTCGCGCGGCTGGAGGAACGGCTGCAGGTCGCCCCGTGGACCCGGCACAACCTCAGCAATCGACTTCTCGCTCGGGGTGCGGAGCGACTGGGGTGGCGCCACGGGGCAATTCGCCGCAACGTTAGCGGCTGCGCGAACCTTGGCTACTGCGGGCTCGGCTGTCCGACGGGGGCCAAGCAGAGCATGGACGTGACCGCCATTCCCGCCGCGCTCGACCGCGGCGCGGCCCTGGTCACAAGAGTACGGGTCGACCGTCTTCGCCTTGCCGGCGATCGAGCGACCGCGGTGGAGGGGCTGGCGCTGGACGGCAGCGGCGTGCGGCCGACCGGCCGTCGAGTGCGCCTGCACGCCCCGTGGGTGGTGGTGGCGGCCGGGGCCATCAACAGCCCCGCCCTGCTGCTCCGTTCGCAGGTGCCCGATCCGTACCGACGGGCCGGCAAACGTACGTTCCTGCAGACACACAACTACTCGTTGGCGATGATGCCGGAACTGGTCGACGGGTTCGCCGGAGTGCAGCAATCGATTTACATGGATCAGCTCACCTGGCGCGACGGTGTCGACGGGCGCGCCGGGTTCAACATGGAGGCGGCGGGCGCACAGCCCGTCGTCAGCATGAACTTCTGGAAGGCGATCGGCGCCGAGATGGCCGACTTCGCGCGGCAGTTCCGCTACCTGCACGTCCTGGTTTCGCAGATCCGCGACGGCTTTCACCCGGAGAGCGAAGGGGGAACGGTAGCGCTCGGCGACGACGGCGATGGCGTGCTCGACTATCGGCTCAACGATTGGTTCTGGGACGGGGTGCGCAGCTCGTATCTGGCGATGGCCGAATGTCAGTTCGCCGCCGGCGCCTCGAGCGTACACCCCGCGTGCAGCGACGCCGCGTGGTACCGGAGCTGGCAGGAGGCCCGCACGGAGATCGGAAACCTGCCCCTGCGTTCGCCCAACGTGTTCCTGAATTCGACGCATCCGCTGGGCGGCTGCGCGATGGGACCCGATCCGCGGACCGCGGTCGTCGACCCGTTCGGCCGCCACCACCAGGTGCGCAACCTCTGTGTCTTCGACGGGTCGGTGTTACCCACCAGCCTCGGCGTCAATCCGCAACTGACGATCTACGCGCTGACCGCGCGCAACGCGACCGTACTGGCCGAACAGGCGATCGGAGTCGTTCGGCCGTAA
- a CDS encoding MarR family winged helix-turn-helix transcriptional regulator, translating to MKNAPKTPPDHANEQQALAIMRLIHLATAGTPERATLELNVRQRLVIQALGLGGGRPIAALGQQLGLTPSTMTGMVDRLEDQGFIRRERHPSDRRATVLQLTRKGETAFRREVEFYRALVSETLAALGDEGARRAVLEALSYLGRNASAAA from the coding sequence ATGAAGAACGCACCGAAGACCCCCCCGGATCACGCCAACGAACAGCAAGCCCTGGCCATCATGCGTCTCATTCATCTTGCGACGGCCGGCACGCCGGAGCGCGCGACCCTGGAACTCAATGTCAGACAACGACTGGTTATCCAGGCCCTCGGTCTCGGCGGCGGCCGGCCTATCGCCGCCCTCGGCCAGCAACTCGGCCTGACCCCGTCGACCATGACGGGTATGGTCGACCGGCTCGAAGATCAGGGGTTCATTCGGCGCGAACGGCATCCGAGCGATCGCCGGGCCACGGTGCTGCAGCTTACCCGCAAGGGCGAGACGGCCTTCCGGCGCGAAGTCGAGTTCTACCGCGCCCTGGTGAGCGAAACCCTGGCGGCGCTCGGCGACGAGGGCGCCCGCCGGGCCGTGCTGGAGGCATTGTCCTACCTCGGCCGCAACGCCTCGGCGGCGGCGTAG
- a CDS encoding AMP-binding protein, whose protein sequence is MTASSRPAAFAAATMCEAFQLTAAAWASRPALCLFGSERQWTWEDYAATVRRLAAGLAGLGVAGGEPVATLLANRPEFHLFDTAAMHLGAPGWSLYNTSAPAQMAAALEIAGGRVLVTEQAYLGRALTLRERVPAVTHVIVVDGAAPASVLSIADVEHAAAASFDFDSTWRKVEPEDVLTLIFTSGSTGAPKCVELTHRNMLAKLCAFDAVYPLRPGGRTISFLPRAHIADRWNNQYFPMLSGQTVYCLPDAAQLFACSADVRPTGWGGVPRIWEKLKAAIESGLAGDAERRQRFSEALAIGVERVRARRAGHVPEALERRWRAADERVFAKLRAMLGLDRCEFFGVGAAPMPVDVLEFFGAVGIDIVEMWGASECTGNSTINPPGGIRPGTVGKPLPGIEMRLADDGELLVRGPVLMKGYRGDPQATAAAIDAAGWLHTGDVGRFDADGYLTIVDRKKDIIINAAGKNMSPAAIEAAIKSECPWIGHVVVFGDRRPYNVALITLDTGAAGGRAATDPEIVGAVAEAVARGNAKLARVEQIKRYRILDETWTLGGDELTPTGKTRRRPIADKYAAAIDALYAEQGPPPAVASDS, encoded by the coding sequence ATGACCGCGTCGTCCCGCCCGGCGGCGTTCGCCGCGGCGACCATGTGCGAGGCTTTTCAGCTCACCGCGGCGGCGTGGGCCTCGCGGCCCGCGTTGTGTCTGTTCGGCAGCGAGCGTCAATGGACATGGGAAGACTACGCCGCCACGGTGCGGCGGCTGGCGGCGGGCCTGGCCGGACTCGGCGTGGCCGGCGGCGAGCCGGTAGCGACGCTGCTCGCGAACCGGCCCGAATTTCATCTCTTCGATACGGCGGCCATGCACCTGGGTGCGCCGGGGTGGTCGCTGTACAACACGTCGGCGCCGGCCCAGATGGCCGCGGCGCTCGAGATTGCCGGTGGCCGCGTGCTGGTGACCGAGCAGGCCTATCTCGGACGGGCGCTTACACTGCGCGAACGTGTGCCGGCGGTGACGCACGTCATTGTCGTCGACGGCGCGGCGCCGGCCAGCGTGCTGTCGATAGCCGACGTCGAGCACGCGGCCGCGGCCTCGTTCGATTTCGATTCGACGTGGCGCAAGGTGGAGCCCGAGGACGTGTTGACCCTCATCTTTACGTCGGGCTCTACCGGTGCGCCGAAGTGCGTCGAACTCACGCATCGCAACATGCTGGCGAAGCTGTGCGCGTTCGATGCGGTCTACCCCCTGCGGCCCGGCGGCCGTACCATCAGCTTCCTGCCCCGCGCGCACATCGCCGACCGCTGGAACAACCAGTACTTCCCGATGCTCTCCGGCCAGACGGTGTATTGCCTGCCCGACGCCGCCCAGCTCTTTGCCTGTTCCGCCGACGTGCGCCCGACCGGATGGGGCGGGGTGCCGCGCATCTGGGAGAAGCTCAAGGCTGCGATCGAGAGCGGGCTGGCCGGCGACGCCGAACGGCGGCAGCGGTTTTCGGAGGCTCTGGCGATCGGTGTGGAACGTGTGCGGGCGCGCCGCGCCGGCCATGTGCCCGAGGCGCTCGAACGACGTTGGCGTGCCGCCGACGAACGGGTCTTTGCCAAACTGCGGGCGATGCTCGGCCTCGATCGGTGCGAGTTCTTCGGCGTCGGTGCGGCCCCGATGCCGGTCGACGTACTGGAGTTCTTTGGCGCCGTCGGTATCGACATCGTCGAAATGTGGGGAGCTTCGGAGTGCACCGGCAACAGCACGATCAACCCGCCCGGCGGGATTCGGCCGGGAACGGTCGGCAAACCGCTGCCGGGAATCGAGATGCGGCTCGCGGATGACGGCGAACTGCTGGTGCGCGGGCCGGTGCTGATGAAGGGTTACCGCGGGGATCCGCAGGCGACGGCGGCGGCGATCGACGCCGCCGGCTGGCTGCACACCGGCGACGTCGGCCGCTTCGACGCCGACGGCTATCTGACCATCGTCGACCGCAAGAAGGACATCATCATCAACGCCGCGGGCAAGAACATGTCGCCGGCGGCAATCGAGGCGGCGATCAAGTCGGAGTGCCCGTGGATCGGTCACGTCGTCGTCTTCGGCGACCGCCGGCCGTACAACGTCGCCTTGATAACCCTGGATACCGGCGCCGCGGGCGGCCGCGCCGCCACGGACCCCGAGATCGTCGGGGCAGTGGCCGAAGCCGTGGCCCGCGGCAACGCCAAACTTGCGCGGGTCGAGCAGATCAAGCGCTACCGGATCCTCGACGAAACCTGGACACTCGGGGGCGACGAGCTGACACCGACCGGTAAGACGCGGCGCCGCCCGATCGCGGACAAGTACGCGGCGGCGATCGACGCGCTGTACGCGGAGCAGGGACCGCCCCCCGCGGTAGCGAGCGATTCATGA
- a CDS encoding acyl-CoA dehydrogenase family protein, with product MDFRLTDEQLALQAMVRTFADKECAPLAAVWDRENRVPERSFEEKLIALGLYGLTLPEQYGGGGRELLDAVLCIEHLARVSPLCAAGVFESSVGPVRVVERFGTEAQKRRWLPAVCRGEVEISIGMSEPEAGSALTDLRTRAEKVEGGYKIDGAKAWCTGGGHSRAYLVYCRMGDRPGPKGIAGILVEKGTPGFTCGPQERYMGLRGFPSSALFFEDCIVPEENLVVPAGGFGTLMDCFNIERCGNATMALGIATGALEVAAGYALERKTFGRPICERGVIQEMVADMATRVEAARLLVYRAAANAGQGVAGMKETSMAKLFANETAKFVTDKAMEILGAVGYSAEYPVERMLRDSRGWPIAGGTLQIQRLIVASAVFGRRFDQRLPG from the coding sequence ATGGATTTTCGACTTACTGACGAACAGCTCGCCTTGCAGGCCATGGTCAGGACCTTTGCGGACAAGGAGTGCGCGCCCCTGGCTGCCGTGTGGGATCGCGAGAACCGAGTCCCGGAACGCAGCTTCGAGGAGAAGCTGATCGCGCTCGGTTTGTACGGTCTCACTCTGCCGGAGCAGTACGGCGGCGGGGGACGCGAGCTCCTCGATGCCGTGTTGTGCATCGAGCACCTGGCGCGGGTGTCGCCCCTGTGCGCGGCCGGCGTGTTCGAGAGCAGCGTCGGTCCGGTCCGTGTCGTCGAGCGCTTCGGCACCGAGGCGCAGAAGCGACGCTGGTTGCCGGCGGTATGCCGCGGCGAGGTCGAGATCTCGATCGGGATGAGCGAGCCGGAAGCCGGCAGCGCACTTACCGACCTGCGGACCAGGGCCGAGAAAGTCGAGGGCGGATACAAGATCGACGGCGCGAAGGCATGGTGCACGGGGGGCGGACATAGCCGCGCCTATCTCGTGTATTGCCGCATGGGCGACCGGCCCGGCCCGAAGGGCATTGCCGGCATTCTCGTCGAGAAGGGGACGCCGGGTTTCACCTGCGGTCCGCAGGAGCGTTACATGGGCCTGCGCGGCTTCCCGAGCAGCGCGTTGTTCTTCGAGGACTGCATCGTGCCGGAGGAGAACCTGGTCGTTCCGGCGGGCGGCTTCGGGACGCTGATGGACTGCTTTAACATCGAGCGTTGCGGGAATGCGACGATGGCCCTCGGCATTGCCACCGGAGCGCTCGAGGTCGCCGCCGGATACGCGCTGGAACGTAAGACCTTCGGGCGGCCGATCTGCGAACGCGGCGTCATTCAGGAAATGGTCGCGGACATGGCGACGCGGGTGGAAGCGGCGCGCCTGCTGGTGTACCGGGCGGCGGCCAATGCGGGTCAGGGGGTCGCCGGCATGAAGGAGACCTCGATGGCGAAGTTGTTCGCCAACGAGACCGCGAAGTTCGTTACCGACAAGGCGATGGAGATCCTCGGCGCCGTCGGGTACAGCGCCGAGTACCCGGTCGAACGTATGCTGCGCGACAGTCGGGGCTGGCCGATAGCCGGGGGTACGCTGCAGATTCAGCGCCTGATCGTCGCCTCCGCCGTGTTCGGTCGCCGCTTCGATCAGCGTCTGCCGGGCTAG